One segment of Pantoea sp. Lij88 DNA contains the following:
- the osmY gene encoding molecular chaperone OsmY translates to MNKTKIAKTLMAAMIGSALISGSALADESMSQKASQTADSAGSKIDSSMKKVDGYMDDSGITAKAKAALVDDDAIKSTDISVKTHSGVVTLSGFVTSQDQAEKAVAVVQKIEGVKSVSDKLHVRDSKSSSVKGYAGDAATTSEIKAKLLADDIVPSRNVKVETTDGVVQLSGHVANQAQSDRAESIAKAIEGVKSVKNDLTVKS, encoded by the coding sequence ATGAACAAGACTAAGATTGCTAAAACCCTGATGGCCGCCATGATTGGTTCAGCACTGATCAGCGGCAGCGCACTGGCTGACGAATCAATGTCGCAGAAAGCGTCACAGACAGCCGACAGCGCGGGTTCAAAAATCGATAGTTCTATGAAAAAAGTCGATGGTTATATGGATGACAGCGGCATCACCGCCAAAGCTAAAGCTGCTCTGGTGGATGACGACGCAATTAAAAGCACGGATATCTCGGTAAAAACGCATAGCGGCGTCGTGACCCTAAGCGGTTTCGTCACCTCACAGGATCAGGCTGAAAAGGCTGTGGCTGTGGTGCAGAAAATCGAAGGTGTTAAATCCGTCAGCGACAAACTACACGTCAGAGACAGCAAATCATCTTCAGTGAAAGGTTATGCCGGTGATGCCGCAACGACCAGCGAAATTAAAGCTAAGCTATTAGCAGATGACATTGTTCCGTCGCGCAACGTAAAAGTTGAGACTACCGACGGTGTTGTTCAGCTTTCAGGGCATGTTGCTAATCAGGCACAGTCAGATCGTGCAGAAAGCATCGCTAAAGCCATTGAAGGCGTGAAAAGTGTTAAGAATGACCTGACGGTTAAATCTTAA
- a CDS encoding DUF1328 domain-containing protein produces MFRWGIIFLVIALIAAALGFGGLAGTAAWAAKVVFVVGIILFLISLFTGRKKL; encoded by the coding sequence ATGTTTCGTTGGGGCATTATTTTTCTGGTGATCGCACTGATCGCTGCAGCGTTAGGTTTTGGCGGTTTAGCGGGCACAGCAGCATGGGCAGCTAAAGTTGTCTTCGTCGTTGGTATTATCCTGTTCCTCATCAGCCTGTTTACCGGCCGTAAAAAGCTTTAG
- a CDS encoding patatin family protein produces the protein MGIRIPVTLGAIEPLALTPFNSQKIALVCEGGGQRGIFTAGVLDEFQRARFNPFHLMLGTSAGAQNLSAFVCGQPGYARRVITRYTTSKLFFDPLRFVRGGNLIDLDWLVDITRSEFPLAMSSAEQLFSSGREFYMCACRSDDYTPGYFNPTADNWLDLIKASSAIPGFYRLGVNLEGISYHDGGISDAIPVREAARRGADTIVVIRTVPSQMFYTPKWFKRMERWLSTGALQPMINVLNKHEQSYREIQQFIENPPDDLRIIEIFPPHVLASSALGSSIAALNQDYHLGRRCGRYFLATLGQWLSDAEPMISARIVTPPAPVANAPDTRLIITPPLADNDADYDKGSLA, from the coding sequence GTGGGTATACGCATTCCCGTCACACTCGGCGCCATTGAACCTCTGGCCCTGACACCGTTTAACTCTCAGAAAATTGCCCTGGTATGTGAAGGCGGCGGTCAGCGCGGCATTTTCACCGCAGGGGTATTAGACGAATTTCAACGCGCCCGATTTAATCCTTTTCATCTGATGCTCGGCACCTCTGCCGGTGCGCAAAATCTCTCTGCCTTTGTCTGTGGCCAGCCCGGCTACGCCCGTCGTGTGATTACCCGATACACCACCAGTAAACTCTTTTTTGATCCGCTGCGCTTTGTGCGTGGAGGCAATCTGATTGATCTCGACTGGCTGGTCGATATCACCCGCAGTGAATTTCCGCTGGCGATGAGCAGCGCGGAACAGCTGTTCTCCAGCGGTCGCGAGTTTTACATGTGCGCCTGCCGCAGCGACGACTATACCCCTGGTTACTTCAATCCCACCGCGGATAACTGGCTGGATCTGATCAAAGCCTCCAGTGCCATTCCCGGTTTTTACCGGCTGGGCGTTAATCTGGAAGGGATCAGTTATCACGATGGCGGCATCAGTGATGCAATTCCGGTGCGTGAAGCCGCGCGACGCGGGGCCGATACGATCGTGGTGATCCGCACCGTGCCGTCGCAGATGTTCTATACCCCGAAATGGTTTAAACGGATGGAGCGCTGGCTCAGCACCGGCGCGCTGCAGCCGATGATCAACGTGCTGAATAAGCATGAGCAGAGCTATCGGGAAATTCAGCAGTTTATTGAGAATCCACCCGATGATTTGCGCATCATTGAAATCTTCCCGCCGCACGTGCTGGCCAGCAGTGCGCTGGGCAGCAGCATCGCGGCGCTGAATCAGGATTATCATCTGGGACGACGCTGCGGTCGCTATTTCCTCGCCACGCTGGGCCAGTGGCTGAGCGATGCGGAACCGATGATCTCTGCGCGTATCGTTACGCCACCTGCGCCGGTTGCCAATGCGCCGGATACCCGACTGATCATCACACCGCCGCTGGCGGACAATGATGCGGATTACGACAAAGGATCGCTGGCATGA
- a CDS encoding TatD family hydrolase, which yields MKFIDTHCHFDFPPFEGDIAASLARAAEAGVEKIIVPAVDASRFERVCALAVAHPPLYAALGLHPIVIENHQDAHLDQLETILQQRPRKLVAIGEIGLDLYRDDPQFDKQQRFLEAQLKLAKRYALPVILHSRRTHDKLAQILRRHDLPRRGVVHGFAGSLQQAQAFIKLGYAIGVGGTITYERASKTRQTVAQLPLSSLLLETDAPDMPLQGFQGQPNRPERARQVWEVLCSLREESPEEIADALWHNSQQLFQLDPAFPALRS from the coding sequence ATGAAGTTTATCGACACGCACTGTCACTTCGACTTTCCACCATTCGAAGGGGACATTGCCGCCAGCCTGGCGCGCGCTGCGGAAGCGGGCGTGGAAAAGATTATCGTTCCGGCTGTCGATGCCAGCCGCTTTGAGCGGGTCTGCGCGCTGGCCGTGGCGCATCCGCCGCTCTATGCCGCGCTGGGCCTGCATCCCATCGTCATCGAAAATCATCAGGACGCCCATCTCGACCAGCTGGAAACCATACTGCAACAGCGGCCCCGTAAGCTGGTGGCGATCGGTGAGATCGGGCTGGATCTCTATCGAGACGATCCGCAGTTTGATAAGCAGCAGCGCTTTCTTGAGGCGCAGCTTAAGCTGGCAAAGCGTTATGCACTGCCGGTGATCCTGCATTCGCGCCGGACCCATGACAAGCTGGCGCAGATTCTGCGTCGTCACGATCTGCCGCGCCGTGGCGTGGTGCACGGTTTCGCTGGCAGCCTGCAACAGGCGCAGGCCTTTATTAAGCTGGGTTATGCAATTGGCGTCGGCGGGACCATTACCTATGAACGCGCCAGCAAAACCCGTCAGACCGTCGCGCAGCTGCCGCTCTCATCGCTGCTGCTGGAAACCGATGCACCCGATATGCCGCTGCAGGGTTTTCAGGGCCAGCCAAACCGTCCGGAACGGGCGCGTCAGGTCTGGGAGGTGCTCTGCAGCCTGCGGGAAGAGTCACCTGAAGAGATTGCCGATGCGCTTTGGCACAACAGTCAGCAGCTGTTTCAGCTCGATCCCGCTTTCCCGGCGCTACGCAGCTGA
- the deoC gene encoding deoxyribose-phosphate aldolase, protein MTDIKHLALRALKLMDLTTLNDDDTDAKVIALCHQAKSPAGNTAAICIYPRFIPIARKTLREQGTPEIRIATVTNFPHGNDDIDIALAETRAAIAYGADEVDVVFPYRALIAGNSQVGFDLVKACKTACAEADVLLKVIIETGELKQEALIRQASEIAIDAGADFIKTSTGKVPVNATPEVAQIMMNVIRDKGVSKEVGFKPAGGVRTAEDAAIYLQMAEETLGADWADARHFRFGASSLLASLLNTLGHDSDTSKAGY, encoded by the coding sequence ATGACCGATATCAAACACCTTGCCCTGCGCGCCCTGAAACTGATGGATTTGACCACCCTGAATGACGACGACACCGATGCAAAGGTGATCGCCCTGTGTCATCAGGCTAAATCCCCGGCAGGCAACACCGCGGCAATCTGTATTTATCCGCGTTTTATTCCGATCGCGCGTAAAACGCTGCGCGAGCAGGGTACTCCGGAGATCCGCATCGCTACGGTGACCAACTTCCCGCATGGCAATGACGACATCGACATTGCGCTGGCCGAAACCCGCGCGGCTATCGCCTACGGTGCCGATGAAGTGGACGTGGTGTTCCCGTACCGCGCGCTGATCGCCGGCAACAGCCAGGTCGGTTTCGATCTGGTGAAAGCCTGTAAAACTGCCTGTGCAGAAGCGGACGTGCTGCTGAAAGTGATCATCGAAACCGGTGAGCTGAAGCAGGAAGCGCTGATCCGTCAGGCCTCTGAAATTGCCATCGATGCCGGTGCCGACTTCATCAAAACCTCTACCGGTAAAGTGCCGGTTAACGCCACGCCAGAAGTCGCGCAGATCATGATGAACGTGATCCGTGATAAAGGCGTCAGCAAGGAAGTCGGCTTTAAACCTGCGGGTGGCGTACGCACTGCGGAAGATGCTGCGATCTATCTGCAAATGGCGGAAGAGACGCTGGGTGCCGACTGGGCCGATGCGCGCCATTTCCGTTTCGGTGCCTCCAGCCTGCTGGCGAGCCTGCTTAACACCCTGGGTCATGACAGCGACACCAGCAAAGCGGGTTACTGA
- the deoA gene encoding thymidine phosphorylase, with product MFLPQEIIRKKRDGHALTEEEIRFFINGVRDNTVSEGQIAALAMTIYFHDMSLPERVALTMAMRDSGTVLNWKSLGLNGPVVDKHSTGGVGDVTSLMLGPMVAACGGYVPMISGRGLGHTGGTLDKLEAIPGFDIYPSDNRFRDIIKQVGVAIIGQTSSLAPADKRFYATRDITATVDSIPLITASILAKKLAEGLDALVMDVKVGSGAFMPTYEASESLAQSIVGVANGAGCQTTALLTDMNQVLASSAGNALEVREAVRFLTGEQRNPRLLEVTLALCSEMLISGKLAASDAEARQKLMTVLDNGKAAEVFGRMVAAQQGPADFVERYDAYLPAPLLSKPVYADQPGIVSSMDTRALGLAVVAMGGGRQRASDSIDYSVGFSEMITLGERADAQRPLAMIHASSEDKWQQAAAAVKAALVLGDSAPAETPVVYRRVSDIS from the coding sequence TTGTTCCTGCCACAAGAAATTATTCGCAAAAAACGTGACGGTCATGCGCTGACGGAAGAGGAGATTCGCTTCTTCATCAATGGCGTGCGTGATAACACCGTCTCGGAAGGTCAGATCGCCGCGCTGGCGATGACCATCTATTTTCACGATATGTCGCTGCCAGAGCGGGTCGCGCTGACTATGGCGATGCGTGATTCCGGTACGGTGCTTAACTGGAAGTCACTCGGCCTTAACGGGCCGGTAGTGGATAAGCACTCGACCGGCGGCGTCGGCGATGTAACGTCGCTGATGTTAGGACCGATGGTCGCCGCCTGTGGCGGATATGTGCCGATGATCTCCGGTCGTGGTCTGGGTCACACCGGCGGAACGCTGGATAAACTGGAAGCGATTCCAGGCTTCGATATCTACCCCAGCGATAACCGCTTCCGCGACATCATTAAGCAGGTCGGTGTGGCGATTATCGGTCAGACCAGCTCGCTGGCACCGGCGGATAAGCGCTTCTACGCCACGCGTGACATCACCGCCACCGTCGATTCTATCCCGCTGATCACCGCCTCGATTCTGGCGAAGAAGCTGGCCGAAGGGCTGGATGCGCTGGTGATGGATGTCAAAGTCGGTTCCGGTGCGTTTATGCCCACCTATGAAGCCTCAGAGAGTCTGGCGCAGTCGATTGTGGGCGTCGCCAATGGCGCAGGCTGCCAGACCACCGCACTGCTGACGGACATGAATCAGGTTCTCGCCTCTTCAGCCGGTAACGCGCTGGAAGTGCGTGAAGCGGTTCGCTTCCTCACCGGCGAGCAGCGCAATCCGCGCCTGCTGGAAGTGACACTGGCGCTCTGCAGCGAAATGCTGATCTCCGGCAAACTGGCCGCCAGCGACGCCGAAGCGCGTCAGAAGCTGATGACCGTGCTGGATAACGGCAAGGCCGCTGAGGTGTTTGGTCGTATGGTCGCTGCCCAGCAGGGACCGGCTGATTTCGTTGAACGCTACGACGCTTATCTGCCCGCGCCATTGCTGAGCAAACCGGTCTATGCCGACCAGCCTGGCATCGTCAGCAGCATGGATACCCGTGCACTGGGTCTGGCGGTCGTGGCGATGGGCGGTGGACGTCAGCGCGCCAGCGACAGCATCGACTACAGCGTAGGCTTCAGCGAGATGATCACCCTGGGCGAACGTGCCGATGCTCAGCGCCCGCTGGCGATGATTCACGCCAGCAGCGAAGACAAATGGCAGCAGGCCGCCGCTGCGGTCAAAGCCGCGCTGGTGCTCGGTGATTCCGCCCCGGCTGAGACGCCGGTTGTCTATCGCCGTGTGAGCGATATCAGCTAA
- the deoB gene encoding phosphopentomutase, translating into MKRAFIMVLDSFGIGSSKDADKFGDVGSDTLGHIAEACFKGEADKGRKGPLHLPNLTALGLGKAAELSTGRFPAGLDPEAKITGAYAYASELSSGKDTPSGHWEIAGVPVLFDWGYFSDKENSFPQELLDKLVERADLPGYLGNCHSSGTVILDQLGEEHMKTGKPIFYTSADSVFQIACHEETFGLDRLYALCEIAREELTEGGYNIGRVIARPFVGDKAGQFERTGNRHDLAVEPPSATMLKKLVDEKGGHVISVGKIADIYAEQGITKKVKATGLDALFDATIQEMKIAPDQAIVFTNFVDFDSTWGHRRDVAGYAGGLELFDRRLPELMALVGEDDILILTADHGCDPTWHGTEHTREHIPILIYGPKVEPGSLGYRETFADIGQTIAHYFGLSEMDYGKNML; encoded by the coding sequence ATGAAACGTGCTTTTATTATGGTGCTCGATTCCTTTGGAATTGGCTCCAGTAAAGATGCCGATAAATTCGGTGACGTGGGTTCAGATACCTTAGGTCATATCGCCGAAGCCTGTTTTAAAGGTGAAGCAGACAAGGGACGTAAAGGCCCATTGCATCTGCCTAATCTCACCGCGCTGGGTCTGGGCAAAGCCGCTGAGCTGTCAACCGGCCGCTTCCCGGCAGGCCTGGATCCTGAAGCGAAGATCACCGGTGCGTACGCATACGCCAGCGAACTTTCGTCAGGTAAAGATACGCCGTCAGGCCACTGGGAAATTGCTGGTGTGCCGGTGCTGTTTGACTGGGGCTACTTCAGCGACAAAGAGAACAGCTTCCCGCAGGAACTGCTGGACAAGCTGGTTGAGCGCGCAGACCTGCCGGGCTATCTCGGTAACTGCCACTCTTCAGGTACGGTGATCCTCGACCAGCTGGGCGAAGAGCACATGAAAACCGGCAAGCCGATTTTCTATACCTCTGCGGACTCCGTATTCCAGATCGCCTGTCACGAAGAGACCTTTGGTCTTGATCGTCTCTATGCGCTGTGCGAAATCGCCCGTGAAGAGCTGACCGAAGGGGGCTACAACATTGGCCGCGTGATCGCCCGTCCGTTTGTGGGTGACAAAGCGGGTCAGTTTGAGCGTACCGGCAACCGTCACGACCTGGCCGTCGAGCCGCCATCCGCCACCATGCTGAAAAAGCTGGTGGATGAGAAGGGCGGTCATGTGATCTCCGTGGGTAAAATCGCGGATATCTATGCCGAGCAGGGCATCACCAAAAAGGTCAAAGCGACCGGTCTGGATGCGCTGTTTGACGCGACGATTCAGGAGATGAAAATCGCGCCGGATCAGGCGATCGTTTTCACCAACTTCGTTGATTTCGACTCAACCTGGGGACATCGTCGCGATGTCGCCGGTTATGCGGGCGGGCTTGAGCTGTTTGACCGCCGTCTGCCTGAGCTGATGGCGCTGGTTGGCGAAGATGACATTCTGATCCTGACCGCTGACCACGGTTGTGACCCGACCTGGCACGGCACCGAGCACACTCGTGAGCACATTCCGATTCTGATCTACGGACCGAAAGTGGAGCCGGGTTCACTGGGATACCGCGAGACTTTCGCCGATATTGGTCAGACAATTGCACACTACTTTGGCCTGTCCGAGATGGACTATGGCAAGAACATGCTGTAA
- the deoD gene encoding purine-nucleoside phosphorylase yields MATPHINAEMGDFADVVLMPGDPLRAKHIAETFLENAVEVNNVRGMLGYTGTYKGRKVSVMGHGMGIPSCSIYTKELITDFGVKKIIRVGSCGAVRADVKLRDIVIGMGACTDSKVNRMRFKDHDFAAIADFDMVRNAVDAAKNLGVEARVGNIFSADLFYTPDPQMFDVMEKYGILGVEMEAAGIYGVAAEFGAKALTICTVSDHIRTHEQTTAAERQTTFNDMIKIALESVLLGD; encoded by the coding sequence ATGGCAACCCCACATATTAATGCTGAAATGGGCGATTTCGCAGACGTCGTACTGATGCCTGGCGATCCGCTGCGTGCAAAACACATCGCAGAAACCTTCCTGGAAAATGCGGTTGAAGTGAACAACGTGCGCGGCATGCTGGGCTATACCGGCACCTACAAAGGCCGCAAAGTCTCTGTCATGGGTCACGGAATGGGTATCCCTTCCTGCTCCATCTACACCAAAGAGCTGATCACGGACTTCGGCGTTAAAAAGATCATCCGTGTGGGCTCCTGTGGTGCCGTACGTGCCGACGTAAAACTGCGTGATATCGTGATTGGTATGGGTGCCTGCACCGATTCCAAAGTGAACCGCATGCGTTTCAAAGATCACGACTTCGCTGCCATTGCTGACTTCGACATGGTGCGTAACGCGGTTGATGCGGCGAAAAACCTGGGCGTTGAAGCGCGCGTGGGTAACATCTTCTCTGCCGATCTCTTCTACACCCCGGATCCGCAGATGTTCGACGTGATGGAAAAATATGGCATCCTCGGCGTTGAGATGGAAGCCGCAGGTATCTACGGTGTGGCCGCTGAGTTCGGTGCAAAAGCACTGACCATCTGTACGGTTTCAGACCACATCCGTACGCACGAGCAGACCACCGCTGCTGAGCGTCAGACCACCTTCAACGACATGATCAAGATTGCGCTGGAGTCTGTCCTGCTGGGTGATTAA
- the mrdA gene encoding penicillin-binding protein 2, giving the protein MNFRNFEAEEKLFARRAAIAFALVCICFTILGVNLYRLQVRDHGYYQTRSNQNDIKMIPIAPTRGLIYDRNGIPLVRNVSWYAITLTPYKITDMDATLRELTPIVNLTPDEIDTFRRALKQTSRYKPVVLKEELTEEQVARFAVNQFHFTGASIETYQDREYPYGADLAHVIGYVSKINDNDYKRLNAEGIGENYAADHNIGKQGIEGYYESLLHGKPGYQEVEVDNHGRIVRVLKEVPPVAGKNLTLTLDLHLQQYIESLLAGQRAALLVEDPHDGSVLAMVSSPSYDPNPFVKGISYQAYKKLLQDKDLPLINRVTQGLYPPASTVKPYMAMSALLTHVITPQTQFFGAPTWTLPGTDRHYRDWKKSGHGMLDVTRAIEESADTFFYQVAFMMGIDRIHTMLSQFGYGKSTGIDLNEEYSGLLPSREWKQKVHKKGWYQGDTVSVGIGQGYWVATPIQMVKAMVALINNGRVIAPHLLEKTQRGTLVENYRPQKPEAQIGDPHSPYWSLVRHAMFGMANAPNGTGYKYFHTAPYGIAAKSGTSQVFSLRQNQTYNAKMIPVRLRDHIFYTAFAPFNDPKVAVALILENGGNEGIVAAPVMRAILDHIFIPPVPEAPAQATP; this is encoded by the coding sequence ATGAACTTTCGTAACTTCGAAGCTGAAGAGAAGCTGTTTGCCCGCCGCGCCGCAATAGCCTTTGCTCTGGTCTGTATCTGTTTCACCATTCTTGGCGTAAACCTTTATCGCCTGCAGGTGCGCGATCATGGCTATTACCAGACGCGCTCCAATCAGAACGACATCAAAATGATCCCCATCGCCCCGACGCGCGGGCTGATTTATGACCGCAACGGCATTCCGCTGGTGCGAAACGTCAGCTGGTACGCCATTACGCTGACGCCTTACAAAATCACCGATATGGATGCCACGCTGCGGGAACTGACGCCCATCGTTAATCTGACGCCGGACGAGATCGACACCTTCCGCCGTGCGCTGAAGCAGACCAGCCGTTACAAGCCGGTGGTGCTGAAAGAGGAGCTGACCGAGGAGCAGGTCGCCCGCTTTGCGGTGAATCAGTTTCACTTCACCGGGGCGAGCATTGAGACCTATCAGGATCGCGAATATCCCTATGGCGCGGATCTGGCGCATGTGATCGGCTATGTGTCGAAAATCAACGATAACGACTACAAACGTCTGAATGCAGAGGGCATCGGCGAAAACTATGCCGCTGACCACAACATCGGTAAGCAGGGGATTGAGGGCTATTACGAATCGCTGCTGCACGGCAAGCCGGGTTATCAGGAAGTGGAAGTGGATAACCACGGCCGCATTGTGCGGGTGCTGAAAGAGGTGCCGCCGGTGGCGGGTAAAAACCTGACCCTGACGCTGGATCTGCATCTGCAACAATATATAGAGAGTCTGCTGGCGGGACAGCGTGCGGCGCTGCTGGTTGAAGATCCGCACGACGGCTCGGTGCTGGCAATGGTCTCCAGCCCCAGCTACGACCCGAATCCATTTGTGAAAGGCATCAGCTATCAGGCCTACAAAAAGCTGCTGCAGGATAAAGATTTGCCGCTGATTAACCGTGTCACGCAGGGACTCTATCCGCCTGCCTCCACGGTGAAGCCTTACATGGCGATGTCGGCGCTGCTGACGCATGTGATTACGCCGCAGACGCAGTTCTTTGGCGCACCGACCTGGACGCTGCCAGGCACGGACCGGCACTATCGTGACTGGAAAAAAAGCGGGCACGGGATGCTGGATGTGACCCGTGCTATTGAAGAGTCTGCCGACACCTTCTTCTATCAGGTGGCCTTCATGATGGGCATTGATCGGATTCACACCATGCTCAGCCAGTTTGGCTACGGCAAGTCGACCGGCATCGACCTCAATGAAGAGTACAGCGGCTTACTGCCGAGCCGGGAGTGGAAGCAGAAGGTGCATAAAAAGGGCTGGTATCAGGGCGATACCGTCTCCGTTGGCATTGGGCAGGGCTACTGGGTTGCGACGCCTATTCAGATGGTAAAAGCGATGGTGGCGCTGATTAACAATGGTCGGGTAATCGCACCGCATCTGCTGGAGAAAACCCAGCGCGGCACGCTGGTGGAGAACTACCGTCCGCAGAAGCCCGAGGCGCAGATTGGCGATCCGCATTCGCCGTACTGGTCGCTGGTCCGCCATGCGATGTTTGGTATGGCTAACGCGCCAAACGGCACCGGTTATAAATATTTCCACACGGCACCCTATGGCATCGCCGCGAAGAGCGGGACGTCACAGGTGTTCAGCCTGCGCCAGAACCAGACCTATAACGCGAAGATGATCCCGGTGCGGCTGCGCGACCATATTTTCTACACCGCTTTTGCGCCGTTTAATGACCCGAAAGTGGCGGTGGCGTTGATTCTGGAGAACGGCGGCAACGAAGGGATTGTTGCGGCACCTGTGATGCGGGCGATTCTGGATCACATCTTTATTCCGCCGGTGCCAGAAGCACCCGCTCAGGCAACCCCGTAA
- a CDS encoding PAS domain-containing methyl-accepting chemotaxis protein — protein MFSTITSGIASRHSWQKRSHSAATLSSLNGSIAMIEFSPDGTILSANALFLARMGYTLAEIEGQHHSLFCTPEQLQSREYQDFWLRLNRGESFSNKFLRMAKNSRPIWLEANYVPVQNRHGRVIKIVKLATDITGHINDAQEQRAITTAIERSMAVIAFNLKGEVLKANENFLKTMGYRREEVEGIHHSRFCSQALRDSREYSEFWQQLNRGEFVSGQFPRVNKRGETVWLRATYNPVFDEQGRLYKIVKFATDVTAQVEKNQQEHDAAQRAYHTALQTDHSTKLGADVIASSVQTMNALAGELQGISGDITGLSESSGRIGAIVEGIRRIADQTNLLALNAAIEAARAGTHGRSFAVVANEVRTLAANINRATTDIENRVQQNHLLASRALKGIESNLKRADQGVQLAQEAGGVIAEIREGATDVVRAIGQVTKTLQV, from the coding sequence ATGTTTTCCACCATTACATCAGGAATTGCTTCGCGCCATAGCTGGCAGAAGCGCTCACACTCAGCCGCTACGCTGAGCTCTCTCAACGGCTCCATCGCCATGATTGAGTTCTCCCCCGACGGCACCATTCTCAGCGCCAATGCGCTGTTTCTGGCGCGCATGGGCTACACGCTGGCGGAGATCGAAGGCCAGCATCACAGCCTGTTCTGCACCCCGGAACAGCTTCAGTCGCGCGAGTATCAGGATTTCTGGCTGCGCCTGAACCGGGGCGAGAGCTTCAGCAATAAGTTTCTGCGCATGGCAAAGAACAGCCGCCCAATCTGGCTCGAAGCCAACTATGTGCCGGTGCAGAACCGCCATGGCCGGGTGATTAAAATCGTCAAGCTGGCGACCGACATCACCGGTCATATCAACGATGCGCAGGAGCAGCGCGCTATCACCACCGCTATTGAGCGTTCGATGGCCGTCATCGCCTTTAACCTCAAAGGTGAAGTGCTGAAAGCCAATGAAAACTTCCTGAAAACCATGGGCTACCGTCGCGAAGAAGTAGAAGGTATTCATCACAGTCGTTTCTGCTCGCAGGCCCTGCGTGACAGCCGCGAATATAGCGAGTTCTGGCAGCAGCTGAACCGGGGCGAGTTTGTCTCAGGCCAGTTTCCCCGGGTCAATAAACGAGGTGAGACGGTCTGGCTGCGCGCTACCTATAATCCGGTGTTCGACGAACAGGGCCGGCTCTACAAAATCGTCAAATTCGCGACGGATGTGACTGCGCAGGTGGAAAAGAATCAGCAGGAGCATGACGCGGCGCAGCGGGCTTATCACACCGCGCTGCAAACCGATCACAGCACAAAGCTGGGCGCGGATGTAATCGCCAGCAGCGTGCAGACCATGAACGCCCTGGCCGGTGAGTTGCAGGGGATCTCCGGTGATATTACCGGCCTGAGTGAATCCTCCGGTCGTATCGGTGCGATTGTGGAAGGCATCCGCCGGATCGCCGATCAGACCAACCTGCTGGCGCTGAATGCCGCGATTGAAGCAGCACGGGCCGGAACCCATGGCCGCAGCTTTGCGGTGGTGGCTAACGAAGTCCGGACGCTGGCGGCGAACATCAACCGCGCGACGACCGACATCGAAAATCGGGTACAGCAAAACCATCTGCTGGCGAGCCGGGCACTGAAAGGAATTGAATCAAACCTGAAGCGCGCCGATCAGGGCGTACAGCTGGCCCAGGAAGCCGGCGGCGTGATTGCAGAAATCCGTGAAGGCGCGACGGACGTCGTGCGCGCCATTGGTCAGGTGACTAAAACGCTTCAGGTCTGA